Proteins found in one Planococcus citri chromosome 2, ihPlaCitr1.1, whole genome shotgun sequence genomic segment:
- the LOC135835233 gene encoding dipeptidase 2-like, with translation MDSERGYFRNVSSQRLILYGVILVSVIVAVILVFTLLLSGNESTPKPAEFVGRDVLKDVALVDGYNNLPVSLWYQLSGKINDFKFNQDLSKDASLTWLKTDIPRLKQGMVGCQIWTAKSRCTSQLKDSVASTIQQIDAITRLNRKFKDDMKIVYNSEDINQIFKDGKIGSILSIDGGHSIDNKLSVLRTYYALGVRYITLTSECNTPWSTSYTTDSKNDLTSFGEKVIEEMNRVGMIIDLYQSSEATQKKVLEKSKAPVIFSSVATWYHKEVLPNIKNDVLDLIKKNNGLVMITFNPDYMLKKKGDTVTIENVVEQINYIRDKIGVDYIGIGSGFGTSSSAIQGLEDSSKFPALFDRLAKPQNKEPKWVKEDLEKLAGLNFLRVFQEVEKVRDKNGNTIEDIIPDDDLKTLDHRCYSDMK, from the exons ATGGATTCAGAAAGAGGATATTTTAGAAATG TATCTTCGCAAAGATTGATATTATACGGAGTGATTCTGGTCAGTGTAATAGTAGCAGTGATTCTGGTCTTCACGTTATTATTATCTGGAAATGAAAGTACACCCAAACCTGCCGAATTTGTTGGTCGTGATGTTCTAAAAGATGTTGCATTAGTTGAtgg GTATAATAATTTACCGGTATCGTTGTGGTATCAATTAAGCGGTaaaatcaatgattttaaatttaatcaaGATTTAAGCAAAGATGCATCTTTAACGTGGTTAAAAACAGATATACCTAGACTGAAACAGGGTATGGTTGGATGTCAA aTATGGACAGCTAAATCAAGATGTACTTCTCAGCTTAAAGATTCTGTTGCGTCAACCATTCAACAAATTGATGCAATAACCAGACTTAATAGGAAGTTCAAAGATGACATGAAAATAGTGTATAATTCAGAAG atataaatcaaattttcaaagatggtAAAATTGGAAGCATTTTAAGTATTGACGGAGGTCATTCAATTGATAATAAGCTATCGGTGTTACGAACATATTATGCATTAGGAGTGCGATACATCACATTAACAAGTGAATGCAACACACCCtg gtCGACGAGTTACACTACAGACTCAAAAAATGATCTAACAAGTTTCGGAGAA AAAGTGATCGAAGAGATGAATCGTGTAGGTATGATCATCGATCTCTATCAATCTTCTGAAGCAACACAAAAGAAAGTTTTGGAAAAGTCAAAAGCTCCTGTAATATTTTCTTCGGTTGCTACATGGTATCATAAAGAAGTGCTTCCGAATATCAAGAACGACGTCTTAGATCTCATT aaaaaaaataatggactTGTAATGATCACTTTCAATCCGGATtatatgctgaaaaaaaaaggtgacacCGTTACCATTGAGAATGTTGTag aacaAATAAATTATATCAGAGATAAAATCGGAGTAGATTATATTGGAATTGGATCCGGATTTGGCACATCGAG ctCCGCTATTCAAGGTTTAGAAGACAGCTCGAAATTCCCAGCATTATTCGATCGTTTAGCAAAACCCCAAAACAAAGAACCCAAATGGGTGAAAgaggatttggaaaaattagcaGGATTGAATTTCTTACGAGTATTTCAAGAAGTTGAAAAA GTTAGAGATAAGAATGGAAATACAATCGAAGATATAATACCAGACGATGATTTGAAAACTTTGGATCATAGATGTTACTCTGacatgaaataa
- the VGAT gene encoding vesicular inhibitory amino acid transporter, with the protein MAQFGRFYLPPFSAVVNVVRETAKSIVPEDSPCLEILKKATGNDKNQPQNDNAAATAEQTRFTQNKKPQSGYSGIFESNTSYDEIEGENVANKIDYDGQPYQRSGPQKFSIAPGSFEESQDFGDECGEFKSRHKINEWQAAWNVTNAIQGMFIVSLPFAVLRGGYWAIFAMVGIAYICCYTGKILIECLYEIDLNNGQRVRVRDSYVSIASECFGPVWGARAVNVAQMIELLMTCILYIVVCGDLMIGTFPDGFIDGRSWMFITGLFLLPLGFVKSLHHVSLLSFWCTMSHLVINAVILGYCLLELPDWGWSKVKFHIDTKNFPISLGVIVFSYTSQIFLPTLEGNMVDRSKFDWMLDWSHIAAAVFKSLFGYICFLTFQNDTQQVITNNLHSPGFKGMVNFFLFIKALLSYPLPYYAACEILEKNFFKGQPETKFPSIWYLDGDLKIWGLAFKLAVIVGTVLMAVSIPHFAILMGFIGSFTGTMLSFIWPCYFHLKLKGNSLQWKTVIFDCFVISLGFLFGIIGVYDSGSAMIEAFEIGLPF; encoded by the exons ATGGCTCAATTCGGCAGATTTTATCTACCTCCATTTAGCGCTGTTGTAAATGTGGTACGCGAAACAGCCAAATCAATCGTGCCTGAAGATAGCCCTTGCTTGgagatattgaaaaaagcaaCTGGTAATGATAAAAATCAACCCCAAAATGATaacgccgccgccaccgccgaACAGACGCGATTTACTCAGAATAAAAAACCACAAAGCGGATACTCGGGCATATTCGAAAGTAACACGTCTTACGACGAGATAGAAGGCGAAAATGTCGCTAATAAGATCGACTACGATGGGCAACCATATCAGAGATCAGGACCTCAGAAATTCTCCATCGCTCCGGGTAGTTTCGAAGAAAGCCAAGATTTTGGCGACGAATGCGGCGAGTTCAAAAGCAGGCATAAAATTAACGAATGGCAAGCTGCTTGGAATGTTACTAATGCTATCCAG GGAATGTTCATCGTCTCGCTGCCATTCGCCGTCTTACGCGGAGGATACTGGGCGATATTCGCAATGGTGGGAATCGCTTACATATGCTGCTACACCGGTAAAATCCTGATCGAATGCCTTTACGAGATCGACCTAAACAACGGTCAACGTGTCAGAGTACGCGACTCATACGTCAGCATAGCCAGCGAATGTTTCGGACCTGTTTGGGGAGCCAGAGCTGTAAACGTGGCTCAAATGATCGAACTACTAATGACTTGCATACTTTACATCGTAGTCTGCGGCGATCTGATGATTGGTACGTTTCCAGATGGTTTCATAGATGGTCGAAGTTGGATGTTCATCACCGGTTTGTTCCTGCTACCTTTGGGTTTCGTAAAATCACTGCATCACGTATCGTTGCTAAGCTTCTGGTGCACCATGTCTCATTTGGTCATAAACGCCGTTATCTTGGGTTACTGCCTGCTGGAGTTACCAGACTGGGGCTGGAGCAAGGTGAAATTTCACATAGACACGAAAAATTTCCCCATCTCTTTGGGCGTAATTGTGTTCAGCTACACGTCGCAAATTTTCCTGCCTACTTTAGAAGGCAACATGGTAGATAGATCGAAATTCGACTGGATGCTGGATTGGAGCCATATCGCGGCCGCCGTTTTTAAATCGCTGTTCGGTTACATTTGCTTTTTAACGTTTCAAAACGATACTCAACAAGTGATCACTAATAACTTACATTCTCCCGGATTCAAAGGTATGGTCAACTTCTTCCTGTTCATCAAAGCGTTGTTATCGTATCCGTTACCGTATTACGCTGCCTGCGAAATACTCGAGAAAAACTTCTTCAAAGGACAGCCGGAAACGAAATTCCCATCCATATGGTATCTAGACGGCGACTTGAAAATATGGGGATTGGCGTTCAAACTCGCAGTCATCGTTGGTACCGTTTTAATGGCCGTGTCCATTCCGCATTTCGCTATTTTGATGGGATTCATTGGCAGTTTCACCGGCACCATGTTATCGTTCATTTGGCCGTGCTATTTCCATTTGAAGTTAAAAGGTAATTCGTTACAATGGAAAACTGtgatttttgattgttttgttATTTCTTTGGGTTTTCTGTTCGGTATCATCGGCGTATACGATTCCGGATCCGCTATGATCGAAGCTTTCGAAATTGGTCTTCCATTTTAA
- the Gclm gene encoding glutamate--cysteine ligase regulatory subunit produces the protein MLNTIPEGVSNVVLHTGNMLYYTDVTKQVNMLTTEQIVEGLKTSISLFDKLPAAENDVLHLKRAMLINQTEEERKNLQTMIKVFITSPDLSSLRSALQYTIKDVGISCIDSVILSYINTVNDQKNILDDYMVMWKILEEFVQNGEVINLGISDIETDIFIQLYEAAQVKPSINQINLNACCVVPQDLQDFCKGRDIRILTHNDPLDILPVNELLPLFRVKNGQNESGDEKILSSAQVSWVTRFQAHIKCRGILASKGYIVKLKLGK, from the exons ATGCTGAATACCATTCCGGAAGGAGTTTCTAACGTGGTCTTACATACTGGAAACATGCTTTACTATACAGATGTGACCAAACAAGTCAATATGCTGACCACTGAGCAG ATAGTGGAAGGATTGAAAACTTCCATCTCtttgtttgataaattaccagCTGCTGAAAACGATGTGTTGCATTTGAAGCGAGCTATGTTGATCAATCAGacagaagaagaaagaaaaaatttacaaactatGATAAAAGTGTTTATTACCTCGCCGGATCTCAGCTCTTTACGAAGTGCTCTTCAGTATA CCATCAAAGACGTCGGGATCTCGTGCATAGATTCAGTAATTTTATCGTATATCAATACAGtgaatgaccaaaaaaacataTTGGATGATTACATGGTcatgtggaaaattttggaagaatttgtGCAAAATGGAGAGGTCATTAACTTGGGTATTAGTGATATAGAAACTGACATTTTTATTCAGCTGTACGAAGCTGCTCAG GTGAAACCGAGTattaatcaaattaatttaaatgcTTGCTGCGTGGTACCCCAAGATTTGCAAGATTTTTGTAAAGGACGTGATATAAGAATTCTTACCCACAACGATCCACTTG ATATTTTACCAGTGAACGAATTGTTACCATTATTTCGtgtcaaaaatggccaaaacgAATccggagatgaaaaaattctatccAGTGCTCAAGTTTCGTGGGTCACCAGATTCCAAGCTCATATTAAATGTCGTGGTATATTGGCAAGTAAAGGTTATATCGTAAAACTCAAATTGGGCAAATGA